The stretch of DNA CTGGACCTTTTGATTGACTACCAGGGGAGACAGTGCTGACCTTTGTGTGGACTCTTTCGTGTAAGATTTTTGTTTGGTCTCCATCTTTCAGAGACAACAGAGTGTTCTTATCAAAACAGTTGCTGAGGAATCATTGACGAagatagggggagatagagacGAGGGGAATACGAGATAACGCCAGTGGTGGGGGAACATGCTGCCTTCGCAAGATGCTTCCAAGATTTACCATGACAACTACATGCGGAACTCGCGGGCCATTGGGGTTCTGTGGGCTATATTCACCATATGTTTGGCCATTATTAACGTAGTGGTGTTTATTCTGCCCTACTGGATTGGGGACAGCGTGAACACCCCACACGCAGGCTATTTCGGCTTGTTCCACTACTGCGTGGGCACTGGAAACTCCAACCGGGAGCTCACTTGCCAAGGAACCTTCCCAGAATTCAGCGGCATCCCCTCTAGCGCGTTCAAAGCTGCCTCCTTCTTCGtgttgctgtccatggtgctaaTCTTGGGTTGTATTGCCTGCTTCACCCTTTTCTTATTCTGCAACACTGCCACTGTCTACAAGATGTGCGCCTGGATGCAGCTGCTATGCGGTAAGAGGTTGCCGTTTGGGTAGCCACCTCCACGGATGGGCGCAAATTCATGCATTCTGCTCATGAACATTGATGGGTCAATTACTTTACACACTGTTCGTTGACGCGTGAGTGTGCTGttgcagcctgtgtgtgtgtgtgtggggggtccatTTAGCCATAGCCTACATCATGCATGATTTAATACCTGTATAAGTTAATTTGGTTCTTATCATTTTATAATTCTGTGTGTAATGCCAATGACACTAGTGTAGGCCTATATGGCAACAATGAATCAGACAATTGAAATagaaaatattattttattttttgagtAGTTTTGAATAGAACCCAGTGAAGGACGTGTAAAACAAAACAGTGATTTGCCTGGCATCAATGAGGCCGTATGAGCTCTTGTCATGCCCTGatctctccacccacctccaggtgtctcctgttttccccattagtccctggtgtatttatccctgtgtttcctgtctcttgtgtttcctgtcttcctgtctcgcTCTGtgtcagttcgtcttgttttgccaagtcaaccagcgttttgccCAGCTCCTATTTTTTtcctagtcctcctggttttgacccttgcctgtcctgacgccTAACCCGCTTGCctgacctctcttcctgttctgatctcgagcctgcctatcccatttacatttacatttaagtcatttagcagacgctcttatccagagcgacttacaaattggtgcattcaccttatgacatccagtggaacagccactttacaatagtgcatctaaatcttttaagggggggggggtgagaaggattactttatcctatcctaggtattccttaaagaggtggggtttcaggtgtctccggaaggtggtgattgactccgctgtcctggcgtagtgagggagtgtgttccaccattggggagccagagcagcgaacagttttgactgggctgagcgggaactgtacttcctcagtggtagggaggcgagcaggccagaggtggatgaacgcagtgcccttgtttgggtgtagggcctgatcagagcctggaggtactgaggtgccgttcccctcacagctccgtaggcaagcaccatggtcttgtagcggatgcgagcttcaactggaagccagtggagagagcggaggagcggggtgacgtgagagaacttgggaaggttgaacaccagacgggctgcggcgttctggatgagttgtaggggtttaatggcacaggcagggagcccagccaacagcgagttgcagtaatccagacgggagatgacaagtgcctggattaggacctgcgccgcttcctgtgtgaggcagggtcgtactctgcggatgttgtagagcatgaacctacaggaacgggccaccgccttgatgttagttgagaacgacagggtgttgtccaggatcacgccaaggttcttagcgctctgggaggaggacacaatggagttgtcaaccgtgatggcgagatcatggaacgggcagtccttccccgggaggaagagcagctccgtcttgccgaggttccgcttgaggtggtgatccgtcatccacactgatatgtctgccagacatgtagagatgcgattcgccacctggtcatcagaagggggaaaggagaagattaattgtgtgtcgtctgcatagcaatgataggagagaccatgtgaggttatgacagagccaagtgacttggtgtatagcgagaataggagagggcctagaacagagccctgtatccccttgtactgtttggactcggacCTGATCACTGAatccctgcctgtcctgaccttgagcctgcctatcgcctggtactgtttggagtCTGACCtggtttattttaattttatttttatttcacctttatttaaccaggtaggctagttgagaacaagttatcatttgcaactgcgacctggccaagataaagcatagcagtgtgaacagacaacacagagttacacatggagtaaacaattaacaagtcaataacacagtaggaaaaaaaaaaaaaaaaagggggagtctatatacagatagcagattaacactggagtgataaatgatcagatggtcatgtacaggtagagatattggtgcaaaagagcagaaaagtaaataaataaaaacagtatggggataaggtaggtaaaaatgggtgggctatttaccgatagactatgtacagctgcagcgatcagttagcttctcagatagcagatgtttgaagttggtgagggagataaaagtctccaacttcagcgatttttgcaattcgttccagtcacaggcagcagagaactggaacgaaaggcggccaaatgaggtgttggctttagggatgatcagtgagatacacctgctggagcgcgtgctacggatgggtgttgccatcgtgaccagtgaactgagataaggcctgagctttacctagcatggacttgtagatgacctggagccagtgggtctggcgacgaatatgtagcgagggccagccgactagagcatacaagtcgcagtggtgggtgaactctcgcctgtccccgacctgccttttgcctacccTTTTTAGTGTAATAAATATCAGAGCCCAACCACCTGCGTCCTGTGTCTGCATtcgggtctcgccttgtgcccctATAGCTCTATTTGTTGTTGTTTCTTTTACTGAGAGAATTCTGACAAAAACAGGAATAACTGTGACAGCAGTTTTGTTTGTTTGGGATCTCTGACCTTGGTTTATAGGGTTGTATTTAAAGGCTGAATGCCGTCATTTCTGGGTAATAATTATGTACATTACTGTAATAGTTCAATTGtttaaaaagaaacaaaaatagcttctcaagcaataattttgctagTACTGTCTGGGACTGATCTGAGTTGGGAGGGGAAGGGCAACAAAGCAGGGGAGGGGCCTAATGGAGgtgagaggtttggaactctctttacCATTGGTCTATTACAATTTATATcatctggtgatgtcaccaggcaagcCAAAACTCCATGCATGCCAAACTTTCTGATTAGAAGATCCTGAGTAGATAGTTGTTGGTTAAAAATACAATCAGGAAATAACATTTTTTTCACAGTTTTACAGTTAGTTTAATAAACTGCTGTATaatacaaaacacaacataaacagAATTTTGACTTTTAACTAAGCTTTTGTGACAGAAACATGATTTCTGTCACTGTGCCATGTGGTTCATGCACCCACTCTCTCTAGTCTGAGCAAGAAATGCGTGCACACACAGGCAGTAGAGGGAACTGATTATTTCAGCTCAGGTGTCACGTACCTGCCACACACACGCCAATTCACATATACGCTCTGTCGCACAGAAGCCCCTCACTGATCTCTAATTGCACAACCTCCAAATTAATTATACATTGTGAAAATAAATGCGCTCTAAATGTGTGTAGCCACCAACTGTGAATTCAGGTGAGAGTTGGGTGACAGGCCTGTTGATGAGAACGTTTCGGTGCAGGTTTGAGACTGAGATTTGGAAATGGATGAGTATTAGCTTAGTTATTTTTGGGAATAATTTtgcacccacacacaaacacttccCAGCACTGTATATAGCGGGTTGTAGGGGGTTGAAGGGGTTGTTGTGGATTATA from Oncorhynchus keta strain PuntledgeMale-10-30-2019 chromosome 21, Oket_V2, whole genome shotgun sequence encodes:
- the LOC118399712 gene encoding LHFPL tetraspan subfamily member 3 protein-like, with translation MLPSQDASKIYHDNYMRNSRAIGVLWAIFTICLAIINVVVFILPYWIGDSVNTPHAGYFGLFHYCVGTGNSNRELTCQGTFPEFSGIPSSAFKAASFFVLLSMVLILGCIACFTLFLFCNTATVYKMCAWMQLLCAVCLLLGCMIFPDGWDAEVVRDMCGEETGKYTLGNCSVRWAYMLAVVGIMDALILSFLAFVLGNRQNDFQLEEQLKAEQKDFAVSRHLHLGSTLKMDRIEIRETKDPQYGVQMFH